One stretch of Akkermansia massiliensis DNA includes these proteins:
- a CDS encoding GDSL-type esterase/lipase family protein yields MNLHLLFASLAAALSLGTAAQAVPTKVACVGDSITFGSGLQPGDARYPQVLGTLMGPDFDVRGFGNPGKTAGDYPGQVGRWYGSTKEHKQSLEFKADVYICNLGINDTGRWWDPKLFAKGYDDLFNAWKSANPKARFFAWGLLGPDYRGPLNKKAFPGNCYPDVRKYAGSDNGSAANRPEAEKLIATVARKHKVGLFDALHPLSDHPEWYVDGLHPTEPGARRIAEITFAKLAKSMKLKQPAPKLEPGIGNVIINNSGDSGILLDGWKLTDGSNTLVFENATVIHPKDRLIITIGAETQKDPTKPLEIKSAKSPSAFRLIPAKKH; encoded by the coding sequence ATGAACCTTCATCTTCTCTTCGCTTCCCTGGCCGCGGCCCTTTCCCTGGGCACCGCGGCACAGGCCGTCCCCACCAAAGTAGCCTGCGTGGGGGACAGCATCACCTTCGGCTCCGGCCTCCAACCCGGAGATGCCCGGTATCCGCAGGTGCTCGGCACGCTGATGGGCCCGGACTTTGACGTCCGGGGATTCGGCAACCCCGGAAAAACGGCGGGCGACTATCCGGGCCAAGTGGGCCGCTGGTACGGCAGCACCAAGGAACACAAGCAATCCCTGGAATTCAAGGCGGACGTTTACATCTGCAACCTGGGCATCAACGATACGGGCCGCTGGTGGGACCCCAAGCTGTTCGCCAAGGGTTATGACGACCTGTTCAATGCCTGGAAATCCGCCAATCCCAAGGCCAGATTCTTCGCCTGGGGCCTGCTGGGTCCGGACTACCGCGGCCCGCTCAACAAAAAGGCGTTCCCCGGCAACTGCTACCCGGATGTGCGCAAATACGCAGGCTCGGACAACGGCTCCGCGGCCAACCGTCCGGAAGCGGAAAAACTGATCGCCACCGTGGCGCGCAAGCACAAGGTCGGCCTTTTTGACGCGCTGCACCCCCTTTCCGATCATCCGGAATGGTATGTGGACGGCCTGCACCCCACGGAGCCGGGCGCGCGGCGCATTGCTGAAATCACCTTCGCCAAGCTGGCAAAAAGCATGAAGCTCAAGCAGCCCGCCCCCAAGCTGGAACCTGGCATCGGCAACGTGATTATCAACAATTCCGGAGACTCCGGCATCCTGCTGGACGGCTGGAAGCTGACGGACGGCTCCAATACGCTCGTCTTTGAAAACGCTACCGTCATCCACCCCAAAGACAGGCTTATCATCACCATAGGCGCGGAAACTCAAAAGGACCCGACCAAGCCCCTGGAAATCAAATCCGCCAAATCCCCCTCCGCCTTCCGCCTGATTCCCGCAAAAAAGCATTGA
- a CDS encoding DEAD/DEAH box helicase has product MTQTSSFSTLGISPEILEAIEVLGFDTPSAIQEQAIPAAIGGSDIVGLSHTGSGKTLAFAIPALECIDPEERNVQVLALCPTRELAVQICREVDKLALFMDGVSAVPIYGGSSFRPQLDALRRGVQFVVGTPGRVMDLMESGALKLDNLRMLILDEADEMLDMGFLEDIERIAEFMPETKQTLFFSATMSPEINRLVNRFMKDPVQITIERPTLTVPTIEQSYYEVVFSSRIEVLSRLLDTGKIKMGLVFANTKKVVDDIVDGLTARGYPVDRLHGDMPQIMRERVMDSFRKGSLRLLVATDIAARGLDVDDVDAVVNFELPRDPEDYVHRIGRTARAGRKGKAITFMGRRDFSLMSRIERFIGVKLTPEPVLTAVQVDQLRTESLVDDILERLKPDAVLPEELKEVEAAPEAMAAALFDLLRERTHREVQPIPEDKPARRTRHVSQPGEEAESPQKGDSWQHKGDTVTLFMNGGKMIGLRPKDIAGLFYNTVEMEKGAVGDIRIFPKHSLIEVDASVAPQLLDALATATVCGYEVNVREDKGTPEYSDGPRPPRRSGGFRGGYRGDRDRSDRGGFRGNRGGFRSDRGERWGDRPRRDDRKKRF; this is encoded by the coding sequence ATGACTCAAACATCTTCTTTTTCGACGCTTGGCATTTCGCCGGAGATTCTGGAAGCCATTGAAGTGCTCGGCTTCGATACTCCTTCCGCCATTCAGGAGCAGGCGATTCCCGCTGCGATCGGAGGGTCCGATATCGTGGGGCTGTCCCATACGGGTTCCGGAAAGACGCTTGCCTTTGCCATTCCGGCCCTGGAGTGCATTGATCCCGAGGAGCGGAATGTCCAGGTGCTGGCCCTTTGCCCCACGCGGGAACTGGCCGTCCAGATTTGCCGGGAGGTGGACAAGCTGGCCCTGTTCATGGACGGCGTTTCCGCCGTTCCCATTTATGGCGGTTCCTCCTTCCGCCCGCAATTGGACGCCCTGCGGCGCGGGGTCCAGTTCGTGGTGGGAACGCCCGGCCGCGTCATGGACCTGATGGAGTCCGGTGCGCTGAAGCTGGACAATCTCCGCATGCTGATTCTGGATGAAGCGGACGAGATGCTGGACATGGGCTTTCTGGAAGATATTGAACGTATTGCGGAGTTCATGCCGGAAACGAAGCAGACCCTGTTTTTCTCCGCCACCATGTCTCCGGAAATCAACCGGCTGGTGAACCGGTTCATGAAGGACCCCGTCCAGATCACCATTGAGCGGCCCACGCTGACGGTGCCCACCATTGAACAGTCTTATTATGAGGTGGTATTTTCTTCCCGGATTGAGGTGCTCAGCCGCTTGCTGGACACGGGGAAGATCAAGATGGGCCTGGTTTTTGCCAATACCAAGAAAGTGGTGGACGACATCGTGGACGGCCTGACGGCCCGGGGTTATCCCGTGGACCGTCTCCACGGGGACATGCCCCAGATCATGCGGGAGCGCGTGATGGATTCCTTCCGCAAGGGGAGCCTGCGTCTGCTGGTGGCTACGGATATTGCCGCCCGCGGCCTGGATGTGGACGATGTGGATGCCGTGGTGAATTTTGAACTGCCGCGTGATCCGGAGGATTACGTGCACCGCATCGGCCGCACGGCGCGCGCCGGGCGCAAGGGGAAGGCCATCACTTTTATGGGGCGCCGTGATTTTTCCCTGATGAGCCGCATTGAACGCTTCATCGGCGTCAAGCTGACTCCGGAACCCGTGCTGACCGCCGTTCAGGTGGACCAGCTCCGGACGGAATCCCTGGTGGATGATATTCTGGAACGCCTCAAGCCGGATGCCGTTCTGCCGGAGGAATTGAAGGAAGTGGAAGCCGCTCCGGAAGCCATGGCCGCCGCCCTGTTTGATTTGCTCCGGGAGCGCACGCACCGGGAAGTACAGCCCATTCCGGAGGACAAGCCCGCCCGCAGGACGCGCCATGTATCCCAGCCCGGAGAAGAGGCGGAGAGCCCGCAAAAGGGAGATTCCTGGCAGCACAAGGGGGATACGGTCACGCTGTTCATGAACGGCGGCAAGATGATCGGCCTGCGGCCCAAGGACATCGCCGGATTGTTTTACAATACGGTGGAAATGGAGAAGGGCGCCGTGGGCGATATCCGGATTTTCCCCAAGCATTCCCTGATTGAGGTGGACGCTTCCGTAGCTCCCCAGCTCCTGGACGCCCTGGCTACGGCCACCGTCTGCGGGTATGAGGTCAACGTCCGCGAGGACAAGGGCACGCCGGAATATTC
- a CDS encoding sialate O-acetylesterase, whose translation MHLHTPCILAAAIALNAAWAAAPQFDRVFGSHMVLPHGKNVPVSGTADPNKEVTVTFGSSSLKTKADSKGKWSVTLPPMKPSAEGQTLTATQNGDSSKLDDVLVGEVWLASGQSNMLFRLNQTSTAKEDIAASADEQLRLFNNVPQAHTNNAPYSDKDFDAVTTDKFYKGQWAVSSPAASGPMAAVGYYFGKKLREGLGIPVGIIHSSLGGSEIAAWIPRQVINANSSFRTLRGNHWLDSPLISDWVRGRARKNISPRLDQGSPDHPYKPAFLYESGIAWMTALPITGVIWYQGESDAEIIDNEQNGMLLKTMISSWRKAFRNPEMPFVMIQLPRINDPSKIRAGWPEFREMQDTVAKTVPQVYSVNTIDLGSTNADVHPPFKRPVGERAGNTALNKVYGKKVPCEGPSFKAFKPSGSALLIQLEHAKDLTTTDGKEPAQFEIAGADGAYHPATAEITNRKGSTAVIRLTSPEVKSPKHARYCWNRFVTPNLVNGDQLPARPFRTDAPTPKK comes from the coding sequence ATGCATCTCCATACTCCATGCATCCTGGCTGCCGCCATCGCCCTGAATGCGGCTTGGGCGGCCGCTCCCCAATTCGACCGGGTATTCGGTTCCCACATGGTCCTTCCCCACGGGAAAAACGTGCCCGTCTCCGGCACGGCTGATCCCAACAAGGAAGTGACCGTCACCTTCGGAAGCTCCTCCCTGAAAACAAAGGCGGATTCCAAGGGAAAATGGAGCGTCACCCTGCCCCCCATGAAACCCAGCGCAGAGGGACAAACGCTGACGGCCACCCAGAACGGAGACTCTTCCAAGCTGGACGACGTGCTGGTGGGAGAAGTGTGGCTGGCCTCCGGGCAGTCCAACATGCTGTTCCGCCTGAACCAGACCTCCACGGCCAAGGAAGACATAGCCGCCTCCGCGGACGAGCAGCTCCGCTTGTTCAACAACGTCCCACAGGCCCACACGAACAACGCCCCCTATTCCGACAAGGATTTTGACGCCGTCACTACGGACAAATTCTATAAGGGGCAGTGGGCCGTCAGTTCCCCCGCCGCCTCGGGCCCGATGGCGGCCGTCGGCTACTACTTCGGCAAAAAACTCCGTGAAGGGCTCGGCATTCCGGTAGGCATCATCCATTCCTCCCTGGGCGGCTCGGAAATAGCGGCGTGGATTCCCCGGCAGGTCATCAATGCCAACAGCAGCTTCCGCACCCTGCGCGGCAACCACTGGCTGGACTCACCCCTCATCTCCGACTGGGTAAGGGGACGCGCCAGAAAAAACATCTCCCCGCGTCTGGACCAGGGGTCTCCGGACCATCCCTACAAACCGGCGTTCCTTTATGAATCCGGCATCGCGTGGATGACAGCCCTCCCCATCACGGGCGTCATCTGGTACCAGGGCGAATCCGACGCTGAAATCATTGACAACGAACAGAACGGCATGCTGCTGAAAACCATGATCTCCTCCTGGAGAAAAGCCTTCCGCAATCCGGAAATGCCCTTCGTCATGATTCAGCTCCCCCGCATCAACGATCCGTCAAAAATCCGTGCCGGCTGGCCGGAATTCCGGGAAATGCAGGACACGGTAGCCAAAACCGTCCCGCAGGTCTACAGCGTCAACACCATTGACCTGGGTTCCACCAACGCCGATGTCCACCCCCCCTTCAAGCGTCCCGTGGGAGAACGCGCGGGGAACACGGCACTCAACAAGGTTTACGGCAAAAAGGTTCCCTGTGAAGGCCCCTCCTTCAAAGCCTTCAAACCCTCCGGCAGCGCCCTTCTGATCCAACTGGAACACGCCAAAGACCTGACCACGACGGACGGCAAGGAACCGGCCCAGTTTGAAATTGCCGGGGCGGACGGCGCTTACCATCCCGCCACGGCGGAAATCACGAACAGGAAAGGCAGCACCGCTGTCATCCGCCTCACCTCCCCGGAGGTCAAATCCCCCAAACACGCACGGTACTGCTGGAACCGCTTCGTGACCCCCAACCTGGTCAACGGCGACCAGCTCCCCGCCCGCCCCTTCCGCACGGATGCGCCCACTCCTAAAAAATAA
- a CDS encoding DoxX family protein, with protein MEQNKCKSSACCLLGSFSTNTSMDFGVLLLRLGVGAMMLVHGIPKLGMLISGNWAAFQDPLGIGNFLSLLLCVGAEFGCSILIFLGLFTRLASLLLIINMCVALFLVLGLSGWGAQELAAIYLLIYLTLFYTGPGKFSLDAWWLWRDCKIEVE; from the coding sequence ATGGAACAGAATAAATGCAAATCATCCGCGTGCTGCCTGCTGGGCTCTTTCTCCACCAACACCAGCATGGACTTCGGCGTCCTATTGCTGCGCCTGGGCGTAGGCGCGATGATGCTTGTGCACGGCATCCCCAAGCTGGGAATGCTCATCAGCGGAAACTGGGCGGCTTTCCAGGACCCGCTGGGAATCGGCAACTTCCTGTCCCTGCTGCTGTGCGTAGGCGCGGAATTCGGATGTTCCATCCTCATCTTCCTGGGGCTCTTCACCCGCCTGGCCTCCCTTCTCCTGATCATCAACATGTGCGTGGCTCTCTTCCTCGTCCTGGGCCTCTCCGGCTGGGGCGCACAGGAGCTCGCCGCCATCTATCTGCTGATTTACCTGACCCTCTTCTACACGGGACCGGGCAAATTCTCGCTGGATGCCTGGTGGCTCTGGCGCGACTGCAAGATAGAAGTGGAATAA
- a CDS encoding VC0807 family protein: protein MIQVPASEFMDKTQNNSRSSLLGIFINILLPVLILDYCSAGPANPLERPAGESFWHIGPVWALVFALSLPLVYGIRSLVVTRKFDLMSGVGMAGVLLTGVISIFVIGPEGRIHSATPWLFAGKEALIPLILAAAVVVSRSTGSPLLNMFIYTPKLFDVRRIEQAVAANGEEQTYQRLLANSSWILAGTLVASSIGNFFLSLSFMSSVMRQPEAEQQVAYNVAIGSITWWGFLIIGVPILVALVFIMTRLIKRLGRLTGLTRDELLLK, encoded by the coding sequence ATGATACAAGTACCTGCCTCCGAATTCATGGATAAAACGCAAAACAACTCACGTTCCTCCCTGCTGGGAATTTTCATCAACATCCTGCTCCCGGTATTGATTCTGGACTACTGCAGCGCGGGCCCCGCCAATCCCCTGGAACGTCCGGCGGGGGAAAGCTTCTGGCACATCGGCCCGGTATGGGCGCTCGTTTTCGCCCTTTCCCTTCCCCTGGTCTATGGAATCCGTTCCCTGGTCGTCACCAGGAAATTTGACCTGATGTCCGGCGTAGGCATGGCCGGCGTGCTGCTGACGGGCGTCATCAGCATCTTCGTCATCGGGCCGGAGGGGCGCATCCACAGCGCCACTCCCTGGCTGTTTGCCGGAAAGGAGGCCCTGATTCCCCTCATCCTGGCGGCGGCGGTCGTCGTCTCCCGCTCCACCGGCTCCCCCCTTCTCAACATGTTCATTTACACGCCGAAGCTGTTTGACGTGCGCAGGATAGAACAGGCGGTGGCCGCCAACGGCGAGGAACAGACCTACCAGCGCCTGCTGGCAAACTCGTCCTGGATTCTGGCGGGCACGCTGGTTGCCTCCTCCATCGGCAACTTCTTCCTGAGCCTCTCCTTCATGTCCTCCGTCATGCGCCAGCCTGAGGCGGAACAGCAGGTGGCCTACAACGTGGCCATCGGCAGCATCACCTGGTGGGGCTTCCTGATCATCGGGGTGCCCATCCTGGTCGCCCTCGTCTTCATCATGACGCGCCTGATCAAACGGCTCGGACGGCTGACCGGCCTCACACGGGACGAACTCCTTCTCAAATAA
- the purM gene encoding phosphoribosylformylglycinamidine cyclo-ligase: MSGKLTYKQSGVDTKEAAAFVSDISSHVKRTQKQRSLHQAFGLFAAAYDLSSYKEPVIVTGCDGVGTKTEILFELDMVETAGKDLVAMNVNDILTTGGDPLLFLDYLGISNLEQERTRITRLVAGMCDYLESCNCILAGGETAEMPGVVPESIVELSGFCIGCCEKSKLIDPKTVRPGDVFIGYKSDSFHANGWSLIRRILEENPDVVDEEELRSLLQPTRLYHDVVADMRRFNVIPKAYAHITGGGLPENLERFLGDYGADLTIPCWDNTAAQKILKHVDPQDRFNTFNMGIGWVAIVKPEDVEAALKAGPGGTVIGTLREGRGIHVKVQGE, encoded by the coding sequence ATGTCCGGCAAACTAACCTACAAGCAATCGGGGGTCGATACCAAAGAAGCAGCCGCTTTCGTATCCGACATCAGCTCTCACGTTAAAAGAACGCAAAAGCAGAGATCCCTGCACCAGGCCTTCGGTCTTTTTGCCGCCGCCTATGACCTGAGCTCCTACAAGGAACCGGTCATCGTCACCGGATGCGACGGCGTAGGCACCAAGACGGAAATCCTTTTCGAACTGGACATGGTGGAAACCGCCGGCAAGGACCTGGTGGCCATGAACGTCAACGACATCCTTACCACGGGCGGAGACCCTCTTCTTTTCCTGGACTACCTGGGCATCTCCAATCTGGAACAGGAACGTACCCGCATCACCCGCCTGGTGGCCGGCATGTGCGACTATCTGGAATCCTGCAACTGCATCCTGGCCGGCGGAGAAACGGCGGAAATGCCCGGCGTGGTTCCGGAATCCATCGTGGAACTCTCCGGCTTCTGCATCGGATGCTGTGAAAAAAGCAAGCTGATCGACCCCAAGACCGTTCGCCCCGGAGACGTATTCATCGGCTACAAATCCGACAGCTTCCATGCCAACGGCTGGAGCCTTATCCGCCGCATTCTGGAGGAAAACCCGGACGTGGTTGATGAAGAGGAACTCCGTTCCCTGCTACAGCCCACCCGCCTGTACCATGACGTGGTGGCGGACATGCGCCGCTTCAACGTCATCCCGAAGGCATACGCCCACATCACGGGGGGCGGCCTTCCGGAAAACCTGGAACGCTTCCTGGGCGACTACGGCGCGGACCTCACCATTCCCTGCTGGGACAACACCGCAGCCCAGAAAATCCTGAAGCATGTGGACCCGCAGGACCGCTTCAACACCTTTAACATGGGCATCGGCTGGGTAGCCATCGTGAAGCCGGAGGACGTGGAAGCCGCGCTGAAGGCAGGCCCCGGCGGCACCGTCATCGGCACGTTGAGAGAAGGCCGCGGCATTCATGTCAAGGTACA